The segment AAACTGTTgaaggcagcgcggcagctgcaggagacgtgtgccggccgcgcgcagcttcgtTCCGCTCCGCTGCGCATTTCcccggtgctggtggcggtggacgcGCGGGGAGATGAGGAGGTGATGGGGAAGGGCGGGTGGTGGAtctgtgcgagcgcgtgggtgtcggggtggaggggagtGTGCACTGATGGAGGGGCACCCTCACGTGCTGCGACCGgcacccccgccctcctcgccccatcgcgcgcacaccggggggggaggggggtcgctgctgctcacatCCCCTGCTCTCTGGCGACCCTCCTCATTGTTGTGGTGCagggctgccgcggtgcggtGTCCGTGTGTTTTCCGTCGGTCTGCGCCCGGCGTGTCTCTCCCTGTGGTCCTGCAATGAGCGGGAtgcgcggtgacggcgcggcgccggtggtgtcggcggattgtcgcggcggtgccgcctgtGAGGGCcgcgacgatggcggtgtgtttgcgtgctgctgtctccTCCCACGGTGCTGTGATCGATGTGTCTTCTGCTGTCGGGCCctagggagggggggggggcggcaggCAGCGCCATCTGCCCTCCCCGCTTGGTCGCCGTCTctcgcgcctctgcctctctccctcgctgccgttgcggcgcgccgcacatCCACCGGGCTCCCGTCCTGATCCTTCtcgcttgtgtgcatgtcaTCAAGTGGCCCACCTGCTCCCGCTGCGCACGCCTCGCAGTCCCACTTGCCTGTCTCCTCACgactgcctccctccctcaccccgatctctctctctcctcgcctcctttCACTCTTGCTCGCGTGGCGCatccgcccaccccctctcacaacgcacgcgcacaaacaaaCGCCGAcaacgtgcacgtgcacgtgcaacAACAACATTAATATAGGTATATATacctgtttgtgtgtgtgtgtgctgccaaggctctccctcgctgtcTTCGGCTTGCACCCCCGCGTTCCCCTCGCCAGCGTCACTGCGCGATCTCGACTCCCCTGCGTGTGTCCCCGTGTGTGCCTCCGCTGTGCCTCTCTCAGAATTCCGCCGTGGGCCTTCGAAGATGGCGTACCCGGTCGGTATTATTCTCTACGCGATCCTCCAGTTCATCGCGTTCCTCTTCGTGCTGGTCGGTACGCCGATCGACATGTTCCGTGGCACCACCAAGGACCTGTTCAACATATCACTGTGCATAACCCTGTGGGGTTCAAAGTTCGAGTGCAACACCATCATGTACGCCATGCCCACCGACGACCAGTGGAAGTTTTGCCCGACCCGCCTCCAGCATTTCCGCATAGGCCAGATTTTGTCCATCATCTCCGTCTTCGTGTACGCccttgcggcgctgctcggcttcattatgctgtgctgctgctctttgcTCCGCTGGCTCTGCCTGGTGTTCAACATCGCTGGCATCGTCACGTTGGGCATCACCTGGGGGTTCATGGTGGTGGAGTACGGTAGGAATGAGAGCAGGTTTTGCCCCCCTCTGCGGAAGGACTACAAGTTTGGGGTCGGCTTTGCTCTTTTCATGGTGGCCTGGGTCCTGAATCTCATCAACATTATCTTCCTGATGCTCCCGTGGCAAATCGGAGAGTCCGGTAAGGGTGACGAACCGGAtgggcaggaggaggaggagtccAAAAAAGCAACGGAGGAGTAGGAAGGAGAGTGCCGCAGGAAGTGACGGGCAaacgtggcggcagcgcggcagctccacgacgacgccctcgtggaggagccggcggagctgatgccggcgggaAAGACGGAGGGAGCGGAGGCTGCGGACGCTCGCCCCTGACTTTCGCCGGCatctctcccgctctcgctcgctgccctctcgTGCGCGCGACCGCTTGCGGGCGTGTTCGCGGTTTCTCCCTCGCCTGCTTTCGTCTTCTCCTGCGTGTGTCCTTTGGGGAGCtttccgcctcccccttcgctTCTGGCTTTTCGATCTGCACAGCGATCTGCGCGTtgtggtgggcagcgcacCCTTGACGGCGACACGCCCATCGagggccccctccctccccctctgagCCGTCGCCCTCGTTGCCTTCTCCAAatcgcctccccctcacgcacaccgcATGGACTCCTCAAACggagaggtggagggagggggtgtgcgAGGTGCCAcaggtgtggtggtggcaggggcaGGAGCCAAGGAGGCTCACGTGTAGGCGCAGCGGGAAGACAGGAGGGCGGCGTCCGTGCGCCCAGCGGCGACACACAGGTGCATACGCAACGCTAAAGCGAGGCGATTGCAGCTCTGGCTCCTGATCTTTCCTTGCGCCCCATGCACGGcctacgtgtgtgcgcgcacacccgcgcgcgcgcaggtgcgtaGGAGGGGGCACCCCCTTCTTCAGCGAATGCCCCTTCGGCGTCGCCCCTCccttgctgcggcgactcCCCGCGCCCCTCGCGCCCACacggagaaggcggcacCACGACAGGGAAGCCGTCGGGCGCACTCTCGGTCCTCCGCGGGCCAACGACGCGGTcggggtgcgtgcgtgcgcgtgcctcaATATATGCGAAGTCTTTGTTATCTCTTTGCCTTCCGTGtgtcgtttcttttttttcgcttcgctTGTTTGTTTGGTGGCCTCATCACACCgccgagtcctccagacgcGGGTGTAGAGAGTGTCCACACCGTATTAcggcatgccgcggcttgaagcgAGTGAGCGAGAGGCGTGGCATATGCAGGCAGAGCACAGGGTCTCAaagggccctggcctgcggctggccaACGCGACCTCCTTGAGGTCGTCCGGCATGCACCTTGGCCACCGCCTGTTGCCCACACGACTGAcgtcgccgcttccgccctcgagcaggagccTGGACGCGGCCCGCCTGGACCGAGGCATGCCGTCCGCCCGGGTCTCCGTCTGgcgccgcaagcgccgcaCGTACCCGAGGAAGGGACGAGCAAGGGCAAGATGAGCCGGTCAGACGCAGGGCCCCCGGT is part of the Leishmania infantum JPCM5 WGS CACT00000000 data, contig 20, whole genome shotgun sequence genome and harbors:
- a CDS encoding amastin-like protein; translated protein: MAYPVGIILYAILQFIAFLFVLVGTPIDMFRGTTKDLFNISLCITLWGSKFECNTIMYAMPTDDQWKFCPTRLQHFRIGQILSIISVFVYALAALLGFIMLCCCSLLRWLCLVFNIAGIVTLGITWGFMVVEYGRNESRFCPPLRKDYKFGVGFALFMVAWVLNLINIIFLMLPWQIGESGKGDEPDGQEEEESKKATEE